A window of the Nocardia sp. NBC_01329 genome harbors these coding sequences:
- a CDS encoding dihydrofolate reductase family protein, whose product MARELVYTGFMSLDGVVDSPGGKAEGHRSGGWVMDTEFVPEAYSLKGEELADTSALMFGRRSYEAFAPTWRDSEDHAAYKDLPKYVVSASLTDDALIDGWGPITILRSADDVAELKQADGGAIYIHGSAELARSLSDADLIDRYNLLVFPVLLGAGKSLFSRTDREAQELRVRDSATYSNGVTKLVYDVVR is encoded by the coding sequence ATGGCACGCGAACTCGTCTACACCGGCTTCATGTCGCTGGACGGCGTTGTGGATTCCCCGGGCGGCAAGGCCGAGGGGCACCGCAGCGGTGGCTGGGTGATGGACACCGAGTTCGTGCCCGAGGCGTACTCGCTCAAGGGGGAGGAGCTCGCCGATACGTCCGCGCTGATGTTCGGTCGCCGCAGTTACGAGGCGTTCGCCCCGACCTGGCGCGATTCCGAGGACCATGCCGCCTACAAGGACCTGCCCAAGTACGTCGTCTCCGCGAGTCTGACCGACGACGCGCTGATCGACGGGTGGGGTCCGATCACGATCCTGCGGTCGGCAGACGACGTCGCAGAACTGAAGCAAGCCGACGGCGGCGCCATCTACATCCACGGCAGTGCCGAACTGGCCCGGAGCCTGTCCGACGCCGACCTGATCGACCGATACAACCTGCTGGTGTTCCCGGTGCTGCTGGGAGCGGGCAAGAGCCTGTTCAGCCGCACGGATCGCGAGGCACAGGAGCTACGGGTCCGGGATTCGGCGACCTACTCCAACGGCGTGACCAAACTCGTCTACGACGTGGTGCGCTGA
- a CDS encoding ATP-binding cassette domain-containing protein, which produces MSNTAIAASGLRKAYGDRTVLDGIDLNIGAGTIFSLLGPNGAGKTTTVNVLTTLLTADGGTARVAGHDIATETEAVRASIGVTGQFAAVDDLLTGEENLELMADIHRLKGAERKQVVTELLDRFDLTESARKRAATYSGGMRRKLDLAMTLVTRPEVVFLDEPTTGLDPRSRRTMWEIVRDLTGQGVTIFLTTQYLEEADQLADRIAVLDRGRIVAEGTADELKRRVPGSCIRLRFTQVAELDAAARVMPDSTRDDEALSLRVPGDGGSTSLRHVLDRLDEASLEATEVSVHTPDLDDVFLSLTGHATTEVNTK; this is translated from the coding sequence ATGAGCAATACAGCGATCGCGGCCTCGGGGCTGCGGAAGGCATACGGGGACAGAACCGTCCTCGACGGTATCGATCTGAATATCGGTGCCGGCACGATTTTCTCCCTGCTCGGCCCCAACGGCGCGGGTAAGACGACCACGGTGAACGTGCTGACCACCCTGTTGACCGCCGACGGCGGAACAGCGCGGGTCGCCGGACACGACATCGCCACCGAGACCGAGGCGGTGCGGGCATCCATCGGGGTCACCGGGCAGTTCGCGGCGGTGGACGATCTGCTGACCGGCGAAGAGAACCTGGAGTTGATGGCCGATATCCACCGGTTGAAAGGTGCCGAGCGCAAGCAGGTGGTCACCGAACTACTGGATCGGTTCGATCTGACGGAATCGGCGCGGAAGCGGGCCGCCACCTATTCCGGCGGTATGCGGCGGAAGCTGGATCTGGCGATGACACTGGTGACCCGGCCGGAGGTCGTTTTCCTGGACGAGCCGACCACCGGGCTGGATCCGCGGAGCCGGCGCACCATGTGGGAGATCGTGCGGGATCTGACCGGCCAGGGGGTGACCATATTCCTCACCACCCAGTACCTCGAGGAAGCCGACCAGCTGGCCGACCGGATCGCAGTGCTCGACCGGGGGCGCATCGTCGCCGAGGGGACTGCCGACGAGTTGAAGCGCCGCGTGCCCGGCAGCTGTATACGGCTGCGGTTCACCCAGGTCGCGGAACTGGATGCGGCGGCACGGGTGATGCCCGATTCCACTCGGGACGACGAGGCGCTGTCCCTGCGGGTTCCGGGCGACGGCGGTTCCACATCACTACGCCATGTGCTGGATCGGCTCGACGAGGCGTCACTCGAGGCCACCGAGGTCTCCGTTCACACTCCCGATCTCGATGATGTCTTCCTTTCCTTGACCGGCCACGCGACCACGGAGGTAAACACGAAATGA
- a CDS encoding ABC transporter permease, translated as MSTITAPLADSSIMLRRNFKHIARNPVTIFNAAFMPVVMMLIFVYVFGSAFDVGGDYIDYATPGMLLLAVSYGLSGTAVAVSSDMSKGIINRFKVMDVSRSAVLTGHVVATILTNAVAVVAILAVAFALGFRPPATGIDWLGALGVLAATSFAASWLTVALGMAAKTPESAGMGVVPLIMLPFVSTAIVPAEKMGQGVRQFAQYQPFTPIIESLRGFLAGTPSGGHTAAALAWCAGFAVVGYLWSRTTFNKRA; from the coding sequence ATGAGCACGATCACCGCACCGCTGGCCGATTCGTCGATCATGCTGCGCCGCAACTTCAAGCACATCGCCCGGAATCCGGTCACGATCTTCAACGCGGCCTTCATGCCGGTCGTGATGATGTTGATCTTCGTCTACGTATTCGGCAGCGCCTTCGACGTCGGCGGCGATTACATCGACTACGCGACCCCCGGAATGCTGCTGCTGGCCGTCAGTTACGGACTCTCGGGCACCGCCGTGGCGGTGAGCTCGGATATGTCGAAGGGCATCATCAACCGGTTCAAGGTCATGGACGTCTCCCGCAGCGCGGTACTGACCGGCCACGTCGTCGCGACCATCCTGACCAACGCGGTAGCTGTTGTCGCGATCCTCGCGGTCGCGTTCGCGCTGGGGTTCCGGCCACCGGCGACGGGAATCGACTGGCTCGGCGCGCTCGGCGTCCTGGCGGCCACCTCGTTCGCGGCCTCCTGGCTCACGGTGGCACTGGGTATGGCGGCGAAAACACCAGAGTCCGCGGGTATGGGAGTGGTACCGCTGATCATGCTGCCGTTCGTGAGCACCGCGATCGTGCCGGCCGAGAAGATGGGGCAGGGCGTCCGGCAGTTCGCCCAGTATCAGCCGTTCACGCCGATCATCGAATCGTTGCGCGGCTTCCTGGCCGGCACCCCGTCCGGTGGACACACAGCAGCGGCGCTGGCCTGGTGCGCCGGGTTCGCGGTCGTCGGTTACCTGTGGTCCCGGACCACATTCAACAAGCGAGCGTGA